The Haloplanus sp. GDY1 genomic sequence CCCGTCAGCAGCGAGTCCGTGCGGAACTCCGCCCCCTGACTCGGCGCGATGTACGACGAGGTGCCCTCGCCGTCCGGGCCGATGTCGAGGGAAGCGGGGAGCGCGCCGGCGCGCAGGTTGATCGCGACCTCTCGGGCCTCGCTGAAGTTCCGCGTCTGGAGGACGAACCGGGGGTCCTGTGCCCAGTCGCCGGACCGCATGTCGCTCGCCAGCCCCGGACTCATGCCGAAGGAGTTGACGACCTGTCCGTCGACGATCAGGAGCAGGCACGCGTCGGTGCCGTTCGGCGAGGTGGCGTAGCTACACCGCGTGCCGCCCCGCTGGGCGAGTCCCGTCTGGATCATCCGCTCCTGGAACTGCGGGGCCACGCTCTCCCGAACCACGACCGGGACGTTGGGCAACTGGCCCTCGCCGCCCTGCTGGGCGTTCCCGATGCTCTGGAAGTCGTTCCGTTCCAGTACGGTCGTCTGCTGGTAGGTGCCGTTGTCCGTCGGGTAGTAGGTGTCGACGCGGACGTTCCCGCGCTGGTTCACCAGGTCCACGACCTCCTGGCGGCTCTCGTCGGGCACCTCGATGAGGATGTAGTACTCGCCCGTCGGGGTGGTGATCTGCTGGACCGTTCCGCCGGAGAGCCCCGCCTCGTTGATCTTGTTCGAGAGGATGTCGATGGTCTGTTGTCGCGTCGCCTCGGTGACGCCCTCGCGGGTCGTCCCGTAGGCGTAGCCCGCGGCGTCGAGGGCGTTCCCGAGTTCCTGGGACGTGACGCCGCTGGCGGTCACCTCGACCGTCCCGGCGGTCTGGGTCTGCCGCCGAACGGTCACGTCGGCGACGGTCACGTTCTCCAGTTGCGTCGCCACGTTGCGTTCGACCTCGGGCGGGTCGGTGCCGTCGAACTCGACCTCCTCGGCGGTGACGCCGACCAGCGGAGCGCGGATGCGGGTCCCACCCGAGAGCTGGAGGCCGTACTGGAGGTTGGTCACGCCGCTACTCGCCAGCCCCGGCGCGTCGGTGCCGTCGTCCGCCGCCATCGTCGGCGAGAACAGCGCGAAGAGGCTCGCACAGAGGACGACCACGAGCAGGATGACCCGCCAGTTGTCACGGATCGCCCCCATCAGTTACCCACCCCCTCGTACTTGTACCAGCGCAGCAGGCTGAGGTTGAGCATGTAGGTGTTCATCAGGTCGGTCGCGAGACCGAAGACGAGGACCGTCCCGATGGCGGCGAGCAGCTGGATTCCGAACAGCGTCGCCACGACGGTCATGACGGCCATCGCGGCAAGCGACGTGAGCGTCATGGTCACGCCGGTCCGCATGGCGCGGTGGGTCGACTCGTAGAACCCGCCCGACCGTCTGAGGATGTGGTTGTTGAGCAGGATGTCGGAGTCGACGCTGTACCCGATGATCATCAGGAGGGCGGCGACGGTGCCGAGCGTGAGTTCGATGCCGAGGACGTTCATCAGCGCCACCGGGATCACGATGTCGGAGAAGGCGGAGACGACCACGGCGATGGAGGGGACGAACGTCCGGAACATCAGGAAGACCAGGGCGCTCATCCCGAAGAAGGCGAAGGCGACGCCGCCGAGCGCGAGCTGCTGGGTGCGCGACCCGAAGTTCGCGGAGACCGTGTAGCTCGACTCCACGTCGAATCCCGCCGCCCGCGCCTGCTCCTCGAGCGTCGACACCCCCGCCTCGTCGGTCTGGAAGGTCAGGATGTACGTGTCGTCGGTGGGCACGCTCCGGATCGATTCGGGATCCGGATCGAACGCCTGCTGGATGCGTTCGCGTGCCTGGCCGTCCGGTGCGTCGACCGCGACGCGTATCTCCGCGCCGCCGGTGAAATCGAGGCCTGGATCGACAGGCGCGCCGGTCGCGACGTACCACCCCGAGATGATCAGGAGGGCGACGGCGAGTATCGCGAGGGGTACGGCGGCGAGCTGGCGATTCGTGTACCGGGTGTAGTCCACCTCCGGTACTTCGAACGCTACCATGCCCGCCGGTCCAGCCCGACGCCTACTAAGCCTTCTTATGTCCGTCGGGGGGCGCTCGCTCCGCGGGGCCGCCGCACCGACACGCCCATTATCGGCCCCGTCGACCGGCATCCCATGGGCCTCGTCGCCGAATACGAACTCCCTTGCGAGGGGTTGCCACTCGTCGACGTCGCCGCGGCCGTCCCGAACGCGACGCTCGAGGTGGAGATCCAGTTCAACCACGGCGACCGACCCCCGTTTCTCGTCCACGCGACGCACGAGTCGCCGTCCGCGGTGGAGCGCGCCCTCGCCTCCTCGCCGTTCGTGGACCGGTACGTCCGCGTCGGCCGGGCGGGCGAGACGTGCCGGTACAAGGTCAGGCCGGCCGTCGGGATGGAGGCACAACTCGGGGCCCACCTCGACGACCTGGACGACCTCCGGGCGCTGGCGAGGGCGGACGCCATCGTCGAGCGCATCCGCGTCACGCCGACGGGGTGGACCCAGTCGACCTGGTTCGCCGACC encodes the following:
- a CDS encoding preprotein translocase subunit SecD yields the protein MGAIRDNWRVILLVVVLCASLFALFSPTMAADDGTDAPGLASSGVTNLQYGLQLSGGTRIRAPLVGVTAEEVEFDGTDPPEVERNVATQLENVTVADVTVRRQTQTAGTVEVTASGVTSQELGNALDAAGYAYGTTREGVTEATRQQTIDILSNKINEAGLSGGTVQQITTPTGEYYILIEVPDESRQEVVDLVNQRGNVRVDTYYPTDNGTYQQTTVLERNDFQSIGNAQQGGEGQLPNVPVVVRESVAPQFQERMIQTGLAQRGGTRCSYATSPNGTDACLLLIVDGQVVNSFGMSPGLASDMRSGDWAQDPRFVLQTRNFSEAREVAINLRAGALPASLDIGPDGEGTSSYIAPSQGAEFRTDSLLTGIIAVFAVAGVVFLRYGAAEVAVPMIVTALSEVVILLGFAAGIGYPLDLSVIAGFIAVIGTGVDDLIIIADEVMAEGDVNSRRVFQSRFRKAFWVIGAAAATTIIAMSPLAVLSLGDLQGFAIFTILGVVVGVLLTRPAYGDILRALLTR
- the secF gene encoding protein translocase subunit SecF, encoding MVAFEVPEVDYTRYTNRQLAAVPLAILAVALLIISGWYVATGAPVDPGLDFTGGAEIRVAVDAPDGQARERIQQAFDPDPESIRSVPTDDTYILTFQTDEAGVSTLEEQARAAGFDVESSYTVSANFGSRTQQLALGGVAFAFFGMSALVFLMFRTFVPSIAVVVSAFSDIVIPVALMNVLGIELTLGTVAALLMIIGYSVDSDILLNNHILRRSGGFYESTHRAMRTGVTMTLTSLAAMAVMTVVATLFGIQLLAAIGTVLVFGLATDLMNTYMLNLSLLRWYKYEGVGN
- a CDS encoding helix-turn-helix domain-containing protein, with protein sequence MGLVAEYELPCEGLPLVDVAAAVPNATLEVEIQFNHGDRPPFLVHATHESPSAVERALASSPFVDRYVRVGRAGETCRYKVRPAVGMEAQLGAHLDDLDDLRALARADAIVERIRVTPTGWTQSTWFADRAAFDEFRRFWTRNDGFRLRRLTRDGDPEAPGDGLTDPQREALRAAYGMGYFEIPRDASLDDVAAELGITASALSERLRRAQTHLVETTVAPTWPPLPDKGRHD